From Drosophila suzukii chromosome 2R, CBGP_Dsuzu_IsoJpt1.0, whole genome shotgun sequence, a single genomic window includes:
- the LOC108008560 gene encoding trypsin-1 produces MCNFRILLIAAIACGDLAWATPSLRSASEPEKILNHLAQLRQSSFLDWIQSILGPDVPADWNSPAKRECAECSCGSINTRHRIVGGQETEVHEYPWMIMLMWFGSFYCGGSLVNDQYALTAAHCVNGFYHRLITARLLEHNRQDSHVKIVDRRVAKVLIHPSYSTRNFDSDIALIRFTEPVRLGIDMHPVCLPLPSESYAGQTAVVTGWGALSEGGPVSDTLQEVEVPILSQEECRQSNYGESRITDNMICAGYVEQGGKDSCQGDSGGPMHVLGSGEAYQLAGIVSWGEGCAKPNAPGVYTRVSNFNNWIAENTKDACSCAQPEAAGEPVSPINTTEQGEQEQENTTAGGQAEPDPEVVEANKLV; encoded by the coding sequence ATGTGTAATTTTCGTATTCTACTGATTGCTGCAATAGCATGTGGTGACTTGGCATGGGCCACGCCCTCTTTGCGTTCCGCCTCCGAGCCAGAGAAGATCTTGAACCACCTGGCCCAACTGAGGCAGAGTAGCTTTTTGGATTGGATACAATCTATCCTAGGTCCCGATGTTCCTGCGGACTGGAATTCCCCTGCGAAAAGGGAGTGCGCCGAATGCTCCTGCGGTAGTATCAATACCCGTCATAGGATCGTTGGAGGTCAGGAGACGGAGGTCCATGAGTATCCCTGGATGATAATGCTCATGTGGTTCGGTAGCTTCTACTGTGGTGGTTCTTTGGTCAATGATCAATATGCCTTAACCGCCGCCCATTGTGTCAATGGTTTCTATCATCGATTGATCACGGCTCGTCTGCTGGAGCACAATCGTCAGGATAGTCATGTAAAGATCGTGGATCGCCGGGTGGCCAAGGTGCTGATCCATCCTAGTTATAGCACCAGGAACTTTGACAGCGACATTGCTCTGATTCGCTTCACTGAACCTGTTCGTCTTGGGATAGATATGCATCCAGTTTGCCTACCCCTTCCAAGCGAGAGTTATGCGGGTCAAACAGCTGTGGTGACCGGTTGGGGAGCCTTGAGTGAAGGTGGACCCGTTTCAGATACTCTCCAGGAGGTGGAGGTGCCCATCCTCAGCCAGGAGGAGTGTCGCCAGAGCAACTATGGCGAATCCAGGATCACCGACAATATGATCTGTGCTGGCTACGTGGAGCAGGGTGGCAAGGATTCCTGCCAAGGTGACAGTGGTGGACCCATGCATGTCCTGGGTTCCGGAGAGGCCTATCAGCTGGCGGGTATAGTTTCCTGGGGCGAAGGATGTGCCAAACCAAATGCCCCTGGGGTTTACACTCGGGTGAGCAACTTTAACAACTGGATTGCGGAGAATACCAAGGATGCCTGCTCCTGTGCCCAGCCAGAAGCTGCAGGGGAACCGGTTTCACCCATTAACACCACCGAGCAGGGAGAACAGGAACAGGAGAACACCACTGCCGGTGGCCAAGCAGAACCAGATCCCGAGGTCGTGGAGGCCAACAAGTTGGTTTAA